A single Polynucleobacter acidiphobus DNA region contains:
- a CDS encoding endonuclease/exonuclease/phosphatase family protein: MRAFDASSIHPSAIQPASGLRVVTINMHKGMSPLKIDSTVYRLRQRLRSQHPDLIFIQELQQENIRRQKRLSTWPKQEITHFLADGFYADWHYGKNAEYRHGHHGNAILSKFPLHKGDNYDISAYRFERRGLLHSTIQLAEGPPIHCFCVHLALLQRGRERQVDTILQHIETLSKHEPSIIAGDFNDWRNSASEPMGEAGFVDAFESLYGAPAKTFPSAKPMLAMDRIYVRGLKIQKAQVLTEWSKLSDHLAVYAELDH, from the coding sequence ATGCGCGCATTCGACGCCAGCAGCATTCATCCTAGTGCAATCCAGCCTGCCTCTGGTTTGCGGGTGGTCACGATTAATATGCATAAAGGGATGTCTCCCCTCAAAATTGATTCGACCGTCTATCGTTTACGTCAGCGTTTGAGATCTCAACATCCCGATTTAATTTTCATTCAAGAGCTACAACAAGAGAACATCCGTCGACAGAAACGTTTATCCACCTGGCCGAAGCAAGAAATCACCCATTTTCTGGCTGATGGATTTTATGCAGATTGGCATTACGGCAAAAATGCCGAGTATCGACATGGTCATCACGGTAATGCCATTCTTTCTAAGTTTCCATTGCACAAAGGAGATAACTACGATATTTCAGCCTATCGGTTTGAGCGTCGCGGTCTCTTGCATTCCACCATTCAATTAGCAGAGGGACCGCCCATTCATTGCTTTTGTGTGCACCTCGCCTTATTGCAACGTGGACGTGAGCGCCAAGTCGATACCATCTTGCAGCATATTGAGACTCTATCAAAGCATGAGCCTAGCATCATTGCGGGCGACTTTAATGACTGGCGTAATTCTGCGAGTGAGCCGATGGGTGAGGCTGGCTTTGTGGATGCGTTTGAGAGTTTGTATGGTGCCCCGGCTAAAACCTTCCCAAGTGCGAAGCCGATGTTAGCGATGGATCGTATTTATGTGCGTGGCTTAAAGATTCAGAAGGCACAGGTATTAACCGAATGGTCGAAATTATCGGATCATTTGGCTGTATACGCAGAGTTGGATCACTAA